One Nostoc sp. UHCC 0302 DNA window includes the following coding sequences:
- a CDS encoding IS630 family transposase (programmed frameshift) has product MGARLRVFLTPEQDQTLLNLRKQDVPQKVKDRAEIIRLNAHGWYVEKIADHFDCHKKTVTKVLHQWQKLGTEGLWESPGRGGKPKWLEDDMIFLEECLRNEPRTYNSSQLALKLKTERNVEMSADRLRRVLKKGVDWKRTRKSHKGKQDPVARANKQADLDMLELAAATGEIDLKYLDESGFCMWSEPSYTYYFRGEQKRLEQTKRRGRRLSIIGLLQPLISFVYGLVIGGVDRKSYIEMMEKEAKQAQETGRISVIVQDNGPIHRCQEVQQLWKKWESQGLYIFFLPKYCSEMNPIELEWQHLKKDELSGQAFDDELDLAYAVINGVQARGKKNNHNTHRVKFSSRLST; this is encoded by the exons ATGGGTGCGCGTTTAAGGGTATTTCTGACTCCTGAGCAAGACCAAACTTTACTAAATCTGAGAAAACAGGATGTACCACAGAAAGTCAAAGACAGGGCGGAAATAATCAGGCTAAATGCACATGGTTGGTATGTAGAGAAGATAGCAGATCACTTTGATTGTCACAAAAAAACAGTCACAAAAGTTTTGCATCAATGGCAAAAACTGGGCACAGAAGGGCTTTGGGAATCTCCTGGGCGAGGGGGGAAACCAAAGTGGCTTGAGGATGACATGATATTTTTAGAAGAATGCCTCAGAAACGAGCCACGCACATACAATAGTTCTCAGTTAGCTTTGAAGTTGAAAACAGAACGCAACGTTGAGATGAGTGCCGACAGATTAAGACGGGTACTC AAAAAGGGGGTCGATTGGAAACGGACAAGGAAAAGCCATAAAGGAAAACAAGACCCAGTAGCACGAGCAAACAAGCAAGCAGACCTAGACATGTTGGAATTAGCTGCTGCCACTGGTGAAATAGACCTGAAATACCTAGACGAGTCAGGGTTCTGTATGTGGAGCGAACCTAGTTATACATATTACTTTAGAGGTGAGCAAAAACGGTTAGAACAGACTAAACGCCGTGGTCGCAGATTAAGTATTATCGGGCTTCTCCAACCTTTAATCAGTTTTGTTTACGGTTTAGTTATCGGTGGTGTTGACCGTAAATCTTATATAGAAATGATGGAGAAAGAAGCCAAACAAGCCCAAGAAACTGGACGTATCAGCGTGATTGTGCAAGATAACGGGCCAATACATCGCTGCCAAGAAGTTCAACAATTGTGGAAAAAATGGGAAAGTCAGGGTTTGTACATCTTTTTTCTCCCGAAATATTGCTCAGAAATGAATCCAATTGAATTGGAATGGCAACATCTCAAGAAAGATGAGTTATCCGGGCAAGCATTTGATGATGAGCTAGATCTCGCTTACGCCGTCATCAATGGTGTTCAAGCTAGAGGAAAAAAAAACAATCACAACACACATCGTGTAAAATTTAGCTCTAGATTATCAACTTAA